From the genome of Mixophyes fleayi isolate aMixFle1 chromosome 2, aMixFle1.hap1, whole genome shotgun sequence, one region includes:
- the LRRC58 gene encoding LOW QUALITY PROTEIN: leucine-rich repeat-containing protein 58 (The sequence of the model RefSeq protein was modified relative to this genomic sequence to represent the inferred CDS: inserted 1 base in 1 codon), with amino-acid sequence MEGSEPAEGDNVLNLARLGLENLNLEQMTDDRRKEVQQLLLPHNRLVVLPPAVSTFSHLHLLDISNNNMAYIGDEILGLSKLKTLLAKNNRLDEFSLPKEMSSMKLETLNLSGNQFEEIPSQLLHLQTLQTLSLGGNRLKSIPAEIENLISLEFLYLGGNFISYXPPELANLPYLSCLVLCDNRIESVPPQLAQVHSLRSLSLHNNLLSYLPREILSLVHLQELSLRGNPLVVRFVRDLTYNPPSLLELSGRTVKSRGIPYCPRELPENLLRYLDLASKCPNPKCGGVYFDCCVRQIKFVDFCGKYRLPLMHYLCSPECSSPCGSVSSQSESDSEDEANVAARRMQKVLLG; translated from the exons ATGGAGGGCTCAGAACCTGCTGAAGGGGACAATGTCCTGAACCTGGCCCGCCTTGGTCTGGAGAACCTCAACCTGGAGCAGATGACTGATGACAGAAGGAAGGAGGTCCAGCAACTTCTGCTGCCCCACAACCGCTTGGTGGTCCTACCCCCTGCTGTGTCCACTTTCTCCCATCTCCACCTCCTGGACATCAGCAACAACAATATGGCCTACATTGGGGATGAGATCCTGGGACTTTCCAAGCTGAAGACCCTACTGGCCAAGAACAACCGCCTGGATGAGTTCTCCTTACCCAAGGAGATGAGCAGCATGAAGCTGGAGACGCTGAACCTCAGTGGAAACCAGTTTGAGGAGATCCCCAGTCAACTGCTCCACTTACAGACCCTGCAGACACTTTCCCTGGGAGGCAACCGCCTGAAGAGCATCCCAGCAGAGATAGAGAACCTGATCAG CCTGGAGTTCCTGTACCTGGGCGGTAACTTCATCTCGT ATCCGCCGGAACTGGCCAACCTGCCGTATCTGAGCTGCCTGGTGCTGTGTGATAACCGCATTGAGAGCGTCCCCCCGCAGCTGGCACA AGTACACTCCTTGCGGTCCCTCAGCCTTCACAACAACCTGCTGAGCTACCTCCCCCGTGAGATCCTCAGCCTCGTCCACCTGCAGGAGCTCAGTCTGCGTGGGAATCCACTGGTGGTGAGGTTTGTTCGGGACTTGACCTATAACCCCCCCTCACTACTGGAGTTGTCCGGACGGACTGTGAAGAGCCGCGGAATCCCCTACTGTCCGAGGGAACTCCCCGAGAACTTGCTGAGATACCTGGACCTGGCCAGCAAATGTCCCAACCCAAAGTGCGGAG GTGTCTATTTCGACTGCTGTGTGCGTCAGATCAAGTTTGTGGATTTCTGTGGGAAGTACCGACTGCCTCTTATGCATTATCTCTGCTCCCCCGAATGCTCCTCCCCCTGCGGCTCCGTCTCCTCCCAAAGCGAATCGGACTCCGAGGACGAGGCCAACGTGGCTGCACGCAGAATGCAGAAAGTACTTTTGGGGTGA